One genomic region from Haloterrigena gelatinilytica encodes:
- a CDS encoding DUF7269 family protein, translating into MNKYAIVGAGLVLLGLAFAAVPELTGPLSLGESIVTVIGVIALLQGLRTVQGRRHADVGQTELPTPERPQELPTPGEEIDATIESGDVTFGRQGRKLNERLERAAVDALVLGEGLTEDEARQALENGTWTDDPLAAAQFTNTVPDWAPWRVRVRTAVRRDRPRRARRAAAEIARISGVHDDE; encoded by the coding sequence ATGAACAAGTACGCGATAGTCGGCGCCGGACTGGTCCTGCTCGGTCTGGCGTTCGCGGCGGTCCCGGAACTGACCGGCCCCCTCAGCCTCGGCGAGTCGATCGTGACCGTGATCGGCGTGATCGCGCTCCTCCAGGGGCTTCGAACGGTGCAAGGTCGCCGACACGCCGACGTCGGGCAGACGGAACTGCCGACGCCGGAGCGGCCACAGGAGCTGCCGACTCCGGGCGAGGAGATCGACGCGACGATCGAATCGGGCGACGTGACGTTCGGACGGCAGGGACGAAAGCTCAACGAGCGACTCGAGCGGGCGGCCGTCGACGCGCTGGTGCTCGGGGAGGGGCTGACCGAGGACGAGGCCCGGCAAGCCCTCGAGAACGGAACCTGGACGGACGATCCGCTGGCGGCGGCCCAGTTCACGAACACCGTTCCCGACTGGGCGCCGTGGCGCGTCCGGGTCCGAACGGCGGTGCGTCGCGACCGTCCCCGCCGCGCCAGACGCGCCGCGGCCGAGATCGCGCGAATTTCGGGGGTGCACGACGACGAATGA
- a CDS encoding DUF58 domain-containing protein, whose translation MTDGNEGGRSPDDRRPTDGRSERADGGEAAGIDTETRSEPGSDADAGGRPGAETESSTAAETDSSTGVATESDNDGNDGAEGADGETADAAESVVVDSSVRETNRWTGVAAVASVFGGAGVVVTSPALLLAAVVGIAYAAYARAGRPPSPTLSISRELEDDDLEPGEPVRVTVRVRNDGDELLPDLRLVDGVPAELVVTDGSPRHGTALRPGETETFSYAVTARQGAHAFEPVVVVARGFTGAVERVQRIRVDDELRCPPAEIETDLPLRSLTLPLTGRVETDVGGEGLEFHSTREYRRGDPLSRIDWNRRARGQELTTVTFREERSATVMLAVDTRTDAYRRPDETGRHAVDRSIEAAVAALDALDAGGNNVGLASFGPHPQWLAPGSGADHRASARRLLATDSAFDLSPPESSTSMLYVQRKRFRSRMPPDSQVILFTPLCDDDVVRTARLLEADGHLVTIVSPDPTGGDTPGERLGAVERAVRISTLRGAGIRVVDWPADESLAATLERSRRRWSA comes from the coding sequence ATGACGGACGGAAACGAGGGCGGGCGATCGCCTGACGACCGACGACCGACGGACGGCCGGAGCGAGCGAGCCGACGGCGGCGAGGCCGCCGGAATCGATACGGAAACTCGCTCCGAACCGGGTTCCGATGCCGACGCCGGTGGTCGGCCGGGCGCCGAGACTGAGTCTAGCACTGCCGCCGAGACGGACTCCAGCACTGGCGTCGCGACCGAATCCGACAACGATGGGAACGACGGGGCCGAAGGCGCGGATGGCGAGACCGCAGACGCCGCGGAATCGGTCGTCGTCGACTCGAGCGTCCGAGAGACGAACCGCTGGACCGGCGTCGCCGCCGTCGCCTCGGTGTTCGGCGGCGCCGGCGTCGTCGTCACGTCGCCGGCGCTGTTGCTGGCGGCGGTCGTCGGCATCGCGTACGCGGCCTACGCCCGGGCCGGTCGGCCGCCGTCCCCGACGCTCTCGATCAGCCGCGAACTCGAGGACGACGACCTCGAGCCCGGCGAGCCCGTTCGCGTGACGGTGCGCGTCCGCAACGACGGGGACGAACTCCTTCCGGATCTCCGGCTCGTCGACGGCGTGCCGGCGGAACTCGTCGTCACCGACGGCTCCCCGAGACACGGGACCGCGCTCCGGCCGGGCGAGACGGAGACGTTCTCCTACGCGGTGACCGCTCGGCAGGGCGCCCACGCGTTCGAACCGGTCGTCGTCGTCGCGCGAGGGTTCACCGGCGCCGTCGAGCGCGTCCAGCGGATCCGCGTCGACGACGAACTCCGCTGTCCGCCCGCCGAGATCGAGACCGACCTCCCGCTGCGGTCGCTGACGCTGCCCCTGACCGGCCGCGTCGAGACCGACGTCGGCGGCGAGGGTCTCGAGTTCCACTCGACGCGGGAGTACCGCCGCGGCGACCCGCTCTCGCGGATCGACTGGAACCGCCGGGCTCGAGGCCAGGAGCTGACGACCGTGACGTTTCGCGAGGAACGGTCGGCGACGGTGATGCTCGCCGTCGACACGCGCACGGACGCGTACCGTCGGCCCGACGAGACGGGCCGTCACGCGGTCGATCGCAGCATCGAGGCGGCCGTCGCCGCGCTCGACGCGCTGGATGCGGGCGGCAACAACGTCGGCCTCGCCAGTTTCGGCCCGCACCCGCAGTGGCTGGCGCCGGGCTCTGGGGCCGACCACCGGGCGTCGGCCCGCCGACTGCTCGCGACCGATTCGGCGTTCGATCTGTCCCCGCCGGAGTCGTCGACGTCGATGCTGTACGTCCAGCGAAAGCGGTTCCGCTCGCGGATGCCGCCCGATTCGCAGGTGATCCTGTTCACGCCGCTTTGCGACGACGACGTCGTGCGGACCGCGCGGTTGCTCGAGGCCGACGGCCACCTCGTGACGATCGTGAGCCCCGATCCGACGGGCGGGGATACGCCCGGCGAACGGCTCGGGGCGGTCGAACGAGCGGTCCGCATCTCGACGCTCAGGGGAGCGGGCATCAGGGTCGTCGACTGGCCGGCGGACGAATCGCTGGCGGCGACGCTCGAGCGCAGTCGACGGCGGTGGTCGGCGTGA
- a CDS encoding DUF7519 family protein, which yields MSTDVDAVDPDHRPAVLTSGLSIVALLLGVLSSALYSPFVLVGGAAALVLLGGGLWTGSRRAVTIGTAVALAGLLAGGIQGVPSVPMLASVTATVLAWDAGHHAVGIGEQLGREATTARAELPHVGATVVVGLVAAVGSYAVFIAGPSGQPVAAVIAMLFGAILLLAALQR from the coding sequence GTGAGCACCGACGTCGACGCGGTCGACCCCGATCACCGGCCCGCGGTCCTGACGAGTGGGCTCTCGATCGTCGCGTTACTCCTCGGGGTGCTCTCGAGCGCCCTCTACTCGCCGTTCGTGCTCGTCGGCGGCGCCGCCGCGCTGGTGCTCCTCGGCGGCGGGCTCTGGACGGGGTCCCGTCGTGCCGTCACGATCGGTACCGCCGTCGCGCTCGCGGGGCTGCTCGCGGGCGGCATTCAGGGGGTTCCGTCGGTTCCCATGCTCGCGAGCGTCACCGCGACCGTGCTGGCCTGGGACGCCGGCCACCACGCGGTCGGGATCGGCGAGCAACTCGGCCGGGAGGCGACGACGGCGAGGGCGGAGCTCCCGCACGTCGGCGCCACGGTCGTCGTCGGGCTGGTCGCCGCCGTCGGGAGCTACGCGGTCTTTATCGCCGGTCCCAGCGGGCAGCCGGTCGCGGCCGTGATCGCCATGCTATTCGGGGCGATACTGCTGCTGGCAGCGTTGCAGCGATAA
- a CDS encoding AAA family ATPase, producing the protein MDITDARAECNAVLDAVSRSVIADREFLETVLLGVLARGHVLLEDVPGTGKTLTANSLASALGLSFSRIQFTPDLLPADVTGTHVFDESEGTFDFTEGPIFANVVLADEINRAPPKTQAALLEAMAEGQVTVDGDTHQLPRPFFVIATQNPVEQAGTFPLPEAQVDRFLVKRSIGYPDADGERELLQRRLGRTERSPSIDPVLDGDRVRALREVPESVRVDDDLVTYIADIARETRTRNRVDVGVSPRGTQRLLEAARARAVVVGRDYVTPDDVKRVAGPVLAHRLVLTPDASVDGTSKAAIVEQVLDSVSVPTLE; encoded by the coding sequence ATGGATATTACCGACGCGCGCGCGGAGTGCAACGCCGTCCTCGATGCCGTCAGTCGGAGCGTCATCGCGGACCGGGAGTTCCTCGAGACCGTGCTGCTCGGCGTCCTCGCGCGCGGACACGTCCTTCTGGAGGACGTGCCCGGAACCGGGAAGACCCTGACCGCGAACAGTCTGGCGTCGGCGCTGGGGTTGTCGTTCTCTCGGATTCAGTTCACGCCGGACCTGCTGCCGGCCGACGTGACCGGGACTCACGTGTTCGACGAGTCCGAGGGCACCTTCGACTTCACCGAGGGACCGATCTTCGCGAACGTCGTGCTGGCCGACGAGATCAACCGCGCGCCCCCCAAAACGCAGGCCGCGCTGCTCGAGGCGATGGCGGAAGGCCAGGTCACCGTCGACGGGGACACGCACCAGCTTCCGCGGCCGTTTTTCGTGATCGCGACGCAGAACCCCGTCGAACAGGCCGGCACCTTCCCGCTGCCGGAGGCCCAGGTCGACCGCTTCCTGGTGAAACGGTCGATCGGCTACCCCGACGCGGACGGCGAACGGGAGCTGTTGCAGCGTCGACTCGGCCGCACCGAACGGAGTCCGAGCATCGATCCGGTGCTGGACGGGGACCGCGTCCGCGCGCTCCGGGAGGTCCCCGAGTCGGTCCGGGTCGACGACGACCTCGTCACCTACATCGCCGATATCGCCCGCGAAACGCGCACGCGAAACCGGGTCGACGTCGGCGTCTCGCCGCGGGGCACCCAGCGCCTGCTCGAGGCGGCGCGGGCCCGCGCCGTCGTCGTCGGCCGCGACTACGTGACGCCCGACGACGTCAAGCGGGTGGCCGGCCCCGTGTTGGCCCACCGGCTCGTGCTCACGCCCGACGCCTCGGTCGACGGGACCTCGAAGGCGGCCATCGTCGAGCAGGTGCTCGATTCCGTCTCCGTCCCGACGCTCGAGTAG
- a CDS encoding proteasome assembly chaperone family protein — protein MAQIRQQGPEMDLEEPVLVEGFPGLGLVGKIATDHLVEELDMRYYASVDCGGLPRVGVYRGGDRTARPPVRIYASEDHDLLALRSDAPIKSDAVGSVAECLTEWIVGQDALPLYLSGLPAEREGEDEPDIYGIGTGDAAERLEEHGIAVPPEDGVVTGPTGALINRAAQRGYDSVGLVVESSPQFPDPEAASVLLEDGVCPIADVEVEVQELLDRAAEIREKREQFAQQMQQIGEEESSQAQPLRMYQ, from the coding sequence ATGGCACAGATCCGCCAGCAGGGCCCCGAGATGGACCTCGAGGAACCGGTTCTCGTCGAGGGCTTCCCGGGACTCGGACTCGTCGGCAAGATCGCGACCGATCACCTCGTCGAGGAACTCGACATGCGCTACTACGCCAGCGTCGACTGCGGCGGGTTACCCCGCGTCGGCGTCTACCGCGGCGGCGACCGCACGGCCCGGCCGCCGGTCCGGATCTACGCCAGCGAGGACCACGACCTCCTCGCCCTCCGGAGCGACGCGCCGATCAAATCCGACGCCGTCGGCTCCGTCGCCGAGTGTCTCACCGAGTGGATCGTCGGGCAGGACGCGCTGCCGCTCTACCTCAGCGGACTGCCGGCCGAACGCGAGGGCGAGGACGAACCCGACATCTACGGCATCGGAACCGGCGACGCCGCCGAGCGACTCGAGGAGCACGGGATCGCCGTGCCGCCCGAGGACGGCGTCGTCACGGGGCCGACGGGGGCGCTCATCAACCGCGCCGCACAGCGCGGCTACGACAGCGTCGGACTCGTCGTCGAATCGAGCCCGCAGTTCCCCGACCCCGAGGCCGCGAGCGTCCTCCTCGAGGACGGCGTCTGTCCGATCGCCGACGTCGAGGTCGAGGTGCAGGAACTCCTCGACCGAGCGGCGGAGATCCGCGAGAAGCGCGAGCAGTTCGCCCAGCAGATGCAACAGATCGGCGAGGAGGAGAGTTCGCAGGCGCAGCCGCTGCGAATGTACCAGTAG
- a CDS encoding RsmB/NOP family class I SAM-dependent RNA methyltransferase translates to MEPLERYRPIIDDFDAFLEACERPLGNAARVNTIKASVERTLEALEEEGLAYEQADWNPRVLRLETGSPGSTWTSFHGFTHGQEEVSAVPPVVLDPRPGERVWDSCAAPGGKATQIAALMGDEGTVVANDNNLGRISALRFNAERLGATSLAVTNADARNYSLNRFDFDEFDRALVDAPCTCEGTIRKNPDALDNWSEGAIASVSGVQKGILRRAIQATREGGTVVYSTCTFAPEENEAVVQHVLEEEDCRVVDFDLDLEHSPGLTEWDGDEYDASLERAARIYPHQNDTGGFFVAKLEVTA, encoded by the coding sequence ATGGAGCCACTCGAGCGGTATCGACCGATTATCGACGATTTCGACGCGTTCCTCGAGGCCTGCGAGCGGCCGCTGGGCAACGCCGCCCGCGTCAACACCATCAAGGCCTCGGTCGAGCGGACGCTCGAGGCCCTCGAGGAGGAGGGTCTCGCGTACGAGCAGGCCGACTGGAACCCCCGCGTGCTGCGCCTCGAGACGGGGTCGCCGGGGTCGACGTGGACCTCGTTCCACGGCTTCACCCACGGCCAGGAGGAGGTCTCGGCGGTGCCGCCGGTCGTCCTCGATCCCCGACCCGGCGAGCGGGTCTGGGACAGCTGTGCCGCACCCGGCGGGAAAGCGACCCAGATCGCGGCGCTGATGGGCGACGAGGGGACCGTCGTGGCCAACGACAACAACCTCGGGCGCATCTCGGCGCTGCGCTTCAACGCCGAGCGCCTCGGCGCGACGAGCCTCGCCGTCACGAACGCCGACGCGCGCAACTACTCCCTGAACCGGTTCGACTTCGACGAGTTCGACCGCGCGCTCGTCGACGCGCCCTGTACCTGCGAGGGGACGATCCGGAAGAACCCCGACGCGCTGGACAACTGGTCGGAGGGAGCTATCGCGTCGGTCTCGGGCGTCCAGAAGGGCATCCTCCGGCGGGCGATACAGGCCACCCGCGAGGGCGGCACCGTCGTCTACTCGACGTGTACCTTCGCCCCCGAGGAGAACGAGGCAGTCGTCCAGCACGTCCTCGAAGAGGAGGACTGCCGCGTCGTCGACTTCGATCTCGACCTCGAGCACTCGCCCGGGCTGACCGAGTGGGACGGCGACGAGTACGACGCGTCCCTCGAGCGGGCGGCGCGGATCTACCCCCACCAGAACGACACCGGCGGCTTCTTCGTGGCGAAACTGGAGGTGACCGCCTGA
- a CDS encoding DUF7122 family protein codes for MSENDGQRFDRLPATPAERIVEGRVSREEVVDYFEDRFGIPPETFADYTFWEKGAGKIWIYAGEAPTPLEIEAIGMTCLRTRQEHWKPTTDFVQRFGGRATDCVIELDSEEARAFATGEDQEIERWDGDWGYLIGAHEIAGDLEPIGIGLYVHGELRSMVPKGRQREL; via the coding sequence ATGAGCGAAAACGACGGGCAGCGCTTCGACCGTCTCCCCGCGACGCCGGCCGAGCGGATCGTCGAGGGCCGGGTCAGCCGCGAGGAGGTCGTCGACTACTTCGAGGACCGGTTCGGGATTCCGCCCGAAACGTTCGCCGACTACACGTTCTGGGAGAAGGGCGCCGGCAAGATCTGGATCTACGCCGGCGAGGCGCCGACGCCCCTCGAGATCGAGGCCATCGGGATGACCTGTCTGCGGACGCGCCAGGAACACTGGAAGCCGACGACGGACTTCGTCCAGCGCTTCGGCGGTCGCGCGACCGACTGCGTGATCGAACTCGACTCCGAAGAGGCACGGGCCTTTGCGACCGGCGAGGACCAGGAGATCGAGCGCTGGGACGGCGACTGGGGGTACCTGATCGGCGCCCACGAAATCGCCGGCGACCTCGAGCCGATCGGGATCGGCCTCTACGTCCACGGCGAACTGCGCTCGATGGTTCCGAAGGGGCGCCAGCGGGAGCTGTAG
- a CDS encoding DMT family transporter gives MTTKRDLTLFVLLAIAWGTAFAAIEVGLATLPPILFAAFRLDVATLLFAGAIVVLGREWRPRTRTDWITIGVAGGLMVGAHYGLLFIGQSYVSSAVAAIVLSLTPIATPPLALALLPQERLRAPAVVGLFVGLAGVVAIALSGGSLGGQAIGVGLLFGSAFAFAVGSVLTERLQRTLPVLSLQTWAMALGAGILHGVSYAHPGETVPSLTAWTTATVAALAYLGIVATAGGFLAYFLLLDRIGASQLSLVNYASPVVAALVGWALLGESITLATVGGFGMIVLGFALCQLPSLWRLLAPVAGYKPRRRPAADDCVVVDGNVYVPDDRDTGRAPSATPSAD, from the coding sequence ATGACTACAAAGAGAGACCTAACGCTCTTCGTTCTCCTCGCGATCGCTTGGGGGACCGCCTTCGCGGCGATCGAGGTCGGACTGGCGACGCTGCCGCCGATCCTCTTTGCGGCCTTCCGGCTCGACGTCGCGACACTGCTGTTTGCCGGCGCCATCGTCGTCCTCGGACGCGAGTGGCGACCCCGGACGCGCACCGACTGGATAACGATCGGCGTCGCGGGCGGGCTGATGGTCGGCGCTCATTACGGGCTGTTGTTCATCGGTCAGTCGTACGTCTCGAGCGCCGTCGCCGCGATCGTCCTGAGTCTGACGCCGATCGCGACGCCGCCGCTCGCGCTCGCGCTCCTCCCGCAGGAACGGCTCCGTGCACCCGCCGTCGTCGGGCTCTTCGTCGGGCTCGCCGGCGTCGTCGCGATCGCGCTTTCGGGCGGCTCGCTCGGCGGCCAGGCGATCGGCGTCGGCCTGCTGTTCGGTTCGGCGTTCGCCTTCGCGGTGGGCTCGGTACTGACCGAACGATTGCAGCGAACGCTGCCGGTACTGTCGTTGCAGACGTGGGCGATGGCCCTCGGCGCGGGGATCCTGCACGGCGTGAGCTACGCTCACCCGGGCGAAACCGTTCCCTCGCTGACGGCGTGGACGACCGCGACGGTCGCCGCGCTCGCGTACCTGGGGATCGTCGCCACCGCGGGCGGGTTCCTCGCGTACTTCCTCCTGCTCGACCGCATCGGCGCGAGCCAGCTCAGCCTCGTCAATTACGCCTCGCCCGTCGTCGCCGCTCTCGTCGGCTGGGCGCTGCTGGGCGAATCGATCACGCTCGCGACGGTCGGCGGGTTCGGGATGATCGTCCTCGGCTTCGCCCTCTGTCAGCTCCCGTCGCTCTGGCGACTCCTGGCACCGGTCGCCGGCTACAAACCGCGGCGCCGGCCGGCCGCGGACGATTGCGTCGTCGTCGACGGCAACGTCTACGTCCCCGACGACCGCGATACCGGTCGCGCCCCCTCCGCTACACCTTCCGCGGACTGA
- a CDS encoding alpha/beta fold hydrolase, with product MGATLTQRFDTGQFDGRYPYVRVGHGPETLLVIPGIGDAMFDGAYGRTDAVTTAATFRRFLADYTVYLVSRPRGLEDRQSIGAMARDYERVLADHVGAASVLGLSMGGLIGQELARERPDLVDRLVLGVSGCRLAESGRPLVRELHRLALEGEWTEIRARLYEAMFTGTWRRAVPLLSRTVGRVSPPNPADPRDVPISFEAVRDYDGTDRLAELESRTLVIGGTDDPFFPEEILRETYEGLPDGQLAMFSGARHGAFLERKAGFDDWVERFLRGEAATRVWQ from the coding sequence ATGGGAGCCACACTGACGCAACGGTTCGACACCGGACAGTTCGACGGCCGGTACCCGTACGTCCGCGTCGGCCACGGTCCGGAGACGCTGCTCGTGATCCCCGGCATCGGCGACGCGATGTTCGACGGGGCGTACGGCCGCACCGACGCGGTGACGACCGCCGCCACCTTCCGCCGGTTTCTCGCCGACTACACCGTCTATCTGGTCAGTCGCCCGCGCGGGCTCGAGGACCGTCAGTCGATCGGCGCGATGGCCCGCGACTACGAGCGCGTCCTCGCGGACCACGTCGGAGCGGCGTCCGTGCTGGGGCTCTCGATGGGCGGGCTGATCGGGCAGGAACTCGCCCGCGAGCGGCCCGACCTGGTCGACCGACTCGTCCTCGGCGTCTCGGGCTGTCGGCTCGCGGAGAGCGGCCGGCCGCTCGTCCGCGAACTCCATCGCCTGGCCCTCGAGGGCGAGTGGACCGAGATTCGCGCCCGACTCTACGAGGCCATGTTCACGGGCACTTGGCGGCGAGCCGTGCCGTTGCTCTCCCGAACGGTCGGACGAGTCAGCCCGCCGAACCCCGCCGATCCGCGAGACGTGCCGATCTCCTTCGAGGCGGTCCGCGACTACGACGGGACCGACCGCCTCGCGGAACTCGAGTCCCGAACGCTGGTCATCGGCGGCACCGACGACCCGTTCTTCCCCGAGGAGATCCTCCGCGAGACCTACGAGGGACTCCCGGACGGCCAACTCGCGATGTTCTCCGGCGCCCGTCACGGCGCCTTCCTCGAGCGAAAGGCGGGGTTCGACGACTGGGTCGAGCGGTTTCTCCGCGGCGAAGCAGCGACTCGAGTGTGGCAGTAA
- a CDS encoding VOC family protein, which produces MPTATPGLHHVTAIASDPQRNYEFYTEVLGLRLVKRSVNQDDVSVYHLFYADHEGTPGTSVTFFPYTDARDGRVGAGQASAVSFLVPDGSLDYWRERLADAGAEPAEPRERFGDTVLPFTDPDGLPLELVARADAPPANLPESPVPHAHAIRGFFGVTLSLTSADPTGDLLKEMGYRQTDRDGTRKRYTADGDLGFVVDVVENPQAQRGIPGAGTVHHVAFQVAEDEQEDWRQFLIDRGLRPTEIIDRKWFKSVYAREYGTVLFEYATKEPGYTVDEELEALGDRLVLPEWLEDRREEIEDGLPDLSA; this is translated from the coding sequence ATGCCGACGGCAACTCCCGGCCTCCACCACGTCACCGCCATCGCGAGCGATCCGCAGCGAAACTACGAGTTCTACACCGAGGTGCTCGGCCTCCGACTCGTCAAGCGAAGCGTCAATCAGGACGACGTCTCGGTCTACCACCTCTTCTACGCCGACCACGAGGGGACGCCGGGGACGAGCGTGACCTTCTTCCCCTACACCGACGCCCGCGACGGACGGGTCGGCGCGGGCCAGGCCAGCGCGGTGTCATTTCTCGTTCCCGACGGCTCGCTCGACTACTGGCGCGAGCGACTCGCCGACGCCGGCGCCGAGCCGGCGGAACCGCGCGAGCGGTTCGGCGACACCGTCCTCCCGTTTACCGACCCCGACGGGCTGCCGCTGGAACTGGTCGCTCGCGCGGACGCGCCGCCGGCGAACCTCCCGGAGAGCCCCGTTCCCCACGCCCACGCGATTCGGGGCTTCTTCGGCGTGACCCTCTCGCTGACCAGCGCCGACCCGACCGGCGACCTCCTGAAGGAGATGGGCTACCGCCAGACCGACCGCGACGGCACGCGCAAGCGCTACACGGCCGACGGCGACCTGGGCTTCGTCGTCGACGTCGTGGAGAACCCGCAGGCGCAGCGCGGGATTCCCGGTGCCGGCACCGTCCACCACGTCGCGTTCCAGGTCGCCGAAGACGAACAGGAGGACTGGCGCCAGTTCCTGATCGACCGCGGGCTGCGACCCACCGAGATCATCGACCGCAAGTGGTTCAAATCGGTCTACGCCCGCGAGTACGGCACCGTGCTCTTCGAGTACGCCACCAAGGAGCCCGGGTACACGGTCGACGAGGAACTCGAGGCGCTCGGCGACCGGCTCGTCCTGCCCGAGTGGCTCGAGGACCGACGCGAGGAGATCGAGGACGGGTTGCCGGACCTGTCCGCGTAA
- a CDS encoding response regulator, with protein sequence MCISVTNHREAEPIQILLVEDNPGDVRLVEEAFREAGVETTFHTAHDGDTALEFLRDQRAGVDATELSLVLLDLNLPRTSGFDVLEAIKTEPDVSAPPVLVLTSSEATEDIARSYELCANAYLTKPSDPDEFTEIGRAVEAFWFDEATLPPASA encoded by the coding sequence ATGTGCATCTCCGTGACCAACCATCGTGAGGCCGAGCCGATACAGATCTTGCTCGTCGAAGACAATCCCGGCGACGTTCGGCTAGTCGAGGAAGCGTTCCGAGAGGCCGGGGTCGAGACGACCTTCCACACGGCCCACGACGGTGATACGGCCCTCGAGTTCCTCCGCGATCAGCGGGCCGGCGTCGACGCCACGGAGCTGAGTCTGGTCCTCCTCGATCTGAACCTGCCCCGGACGAGCGGGTTCGACGTCCTCGAGGCGATCAAGACCGAACCGGACGTGAGCGCACCGCCGGTGCTCGTGCTCACGAGTTCGGAGGCGACCGAGGACATCGCTCGGAGCTACGAGCTCTGTGCGAACGCCTATCTCACCAAGCCGAGCGATCCCGACGAGTTCACCGAGATCGGCCGGGCCGTCGAAGCGTTTTGGTTCGACGAGGCGACGTTGCCCCCCGCGTCCGCGTAA
- a CDS encoding DUF790 family protein, whose product MLTKDLLRVSRAGGGYHLQFADREHRPLAARAIGTYQGHVGESRAELEEALTELERDADDFKLVRGLSALLERDATFETDAEIDPERARRAAFEAAEAVGVVTEDERAAALVRAGESLGVSADEVAGALYADLEERQVLAELAARWVPDELVAQYNLSLAQTALFDATELRVRSSDPKALVSAIKRLRLMYEIRRLEGDDDENGGDASDGGIAEREVIVTGPTHLFRATRRYGTRFARLLRTVAKADEWRLEATIDDRGTERTLRLSDADPVRVPDAEPVAEVSFDSGVEADFAARFSNLDLEWDLVREPEPLATGTRVMIPDFAFDYRPGGSARRDSSDEADGGHGEFRVYFEIMGFWTPEYVEKKLAQLSDLEDVELIVAVDESLGVGEEIAARDFRAIPYSGNVRLKDVAGVLREYERQLVAESAAALPDELRPDEDVISLEALAGRRGVSEDALADVAFPDHERVGRTLVRPAVLESLADEIEAGMALSDAEESLAAAGFSDSSAILSELGYRVEWEGLAGGTLVER is encoded by the coding sequence ATGCTGACCAAGGACCTGCTCCGCGTCTCGCGGGCCGGCGGCGGCTACCACCTCCAGTTCGCCGACCGGGAGCATCGTCCGCTCGCCGCCCGCGCGATCGGCACGTACCAGGGCCACGTCGGCGAATCCCGCGCGGAACTCGAGGAGGCCCTGACCGAACTCGAGCGCGACGCGGACGACTTCAAGCTCGTCAGGGGGCTGTCGGCGCTGCTCGAGCGCGACGCGACGTTCGAGACCGACGCCGAGATCGACCCCGAGCGAGCGCGCCGGGCCGCCTTCGAAGCCGCCGAGGCGGTCGGCGTCGTGACCGAGGACGAGCGCGCCGCGGCCCTCGTTCGCGCCGGCGAGTCGCTCGGCGTCTCGGCCGACGAGGTTGCGGGGGCGCTGTACGCCGACCTCGAGGAGCGACAGGTCCTCGCCGAACTGGCCGCGCGGTGGGTGCCCGACGAGCTGGTGGCCCAGTACAACCTCTCGCTGGCCCAGACCGCCCTTTTCGACGCCACCGAACTCCGGGTCCGCTCGAGCGATCCGAAGGCGCTCGTTTCGGCGATCAAGCGACTGCGGCTGATGTACGAGATTCGACGGCTCGAGGGCGACGACGACGAGAACGGCGGTGACGCGTCCGATGGTGGCATCGCCGAGCGCGAGGTGATCGTCACCGGGCCGACCCACCTCTTCCGGGCGACCCGCCGGTACGGCACCCGGTTCGCCCGCCTCCTCCGGACGGTCGCGAAGGCCGACGAGTGGCGCCTCGAGGCGACGATCGACGACCGCGGAACTGAACGGACGCTGCGGCTCTCGGACGCGGATCCCGTCCGCGTTCCCGACGCCGAACCCGTCGCCGAGGTGTCCTTCGACAGCGGCGTCGAGGCCGACTTCGCCGCGCGCTTCTCGAACCTGGACCTCGAGTGGGACCTCGTACGCGAACCCGAGCCGCTCGCGACGGGAACGCGGGTGATGATCCCCGATTTCGCGTTCGATTACCGTCCCGGGGGTAGCGCCCGCAGGGACTCGTCGGACGAGGCCGACGGCGGGCACGGCGAGTTCCGCGTCTACTTCGAAATTATGGGCTTCTGGACGCCCGAGTACGTCGAGAAGAAACTCGCGCAGTTATCGGACCTCGAGGACGTCGAACTGATCGTCGCCGTCGACGAGTCTCTCGGCGTCGGCGAGGAAATCGCGGCTCGGGACTTCCGGGCGATCCCCTACTCCGGGAACGTCCGACTGAAGGACGTCGCCGGCGTCCTCCGAGAGTACGAACGTCAACTCGTCGCCGAGAGCGCCGCCGCGCTGCCGGACGAACTGCGCCCCGACGAGGACGTGATTTCCCTCGAGGCGCTGGCCGGCCGGCGGGGCGTCAGCGAGGACGCGCTGGCCGACGTCGCGTTCCCCGACCACGAGCGGGTCGGCCGGACGCTCGTCCGACCGGCCGTCCTCGAGTCGCTGGCGGACGAGATCGAGGCCGGGATGGCGCTTTCCGACGCCGAGGAGAGCCTCGCGGCGGCCGGGTTCAGCGACTCGAGTGCGATCCTCTCGGAACTCGGCTACCGCGTCGAGTGGGAAGGGCTGGCCGGCGGGACGCTCGTCGAGCGGTAG